A stretch of Colletotrichum lupini chromosome 2, complete sequence DNA encodes these proteins:
- a CDS encoding cytochrome P450, translated as MVMRFFEEHSAAYSCHDLQSRKPNPALDFSPRTQQRGTLYGRGFGPQTIPATAGRWPLANKGAEPSAGKGKHSLVIMSLLQGFVDPYLTAGAAILFAILFAVLRPKKPTHPPGTTLPPGPKPKPLIGNLLSIPPVHSWLAFHELIKEHGPVVRLALPGGQEHVLLGTEAAANELLRQRGNIYSDRHYAPASSHFLTDDHMLLLLPYDEKWRNYRRFLHQVTMSPVAPQYETEQRIEAVRLLRDLIRKPRDYEALFERFSVGLGMRIIYGLRAETGHDREVRMLLDIVHELERVGSPGAYLVDIFPSLKYLPEWMAPWKKYLRARRRRDEDFFQELIDRSKSPSWARTWLETQDQWGLTRREANWMLGSVFQAAGTTSGSALASFILCVVRNPGWFEKLQAEVDSVVGPDRLPTFEDMPQLPLVRACVKETLRYYPITAGGFPHRLTEDDTYNGYYLKKGTVVHAVQWAIQRDPETYPEPELFNPDRWLNPKYPTYREPLTVYPNLQQFTAFGHGRRICQGINIAERSLNLKIALLAWACNISRARDGNGKAVIPPVYDFAAGFNVQPKEFDFDLQPRSQQRVDLLESVFEDTLKEDPLLS; from the exons ATGGTTATGAG ATTCTTCGAAGAACATTCCGCAGCTTACAGCTGCCATGATCTCCAGAGTCGCAAGCCGAATCCGGCATTGGATTTCTCTCCACGAACACAACAAAGAGGCACTTTGTACGGCCGAGGCTTCGGACCACAGACAATCCCAGCAACGGCCGGTAGATGGCCTCTAGCGAACAAAGGAGCCGAGCCTAGTGCCGGTAAGGGCAAG CATAGTTTGGTGATCATGTCTCTGCTCCAAGGGTTCGTCGACCCATACCTGACAGCCGGGGCCGCGATCCTCTTCGCGATCCTCTTCGCCGTGCTGCGCCCGAAGAAGCCGACCCATCCGCCGGGGACAACCCTCCCGCCAGGTCCCAAACCCAAACCCCTCATCGGCAATCTCCTCTCGATCCCGCCGGTACACTCCTGGCTGGCCTTCCACGAGCTCATCAAAGAGCACGGCCCCGTCGTCCGCCTCGCTCTCCCGGGCGGCCAGGAGCACGTCCTCCTCGGCACCGAGGCCGCCGCCAACGAGCTCCTCCGCCAGCGGGGCAACATCTACAGCGATCGGCACTATGCGCCGGCATCGTCGCACTTCCTGACGGATGATCACATGCTCCTGCTGCTTCCCTATGACGAGAAATGGAGAAACTACCGGAGGTTTCTGCACCAGGTCACAATGTCGCCGGTGGCGCCACAGTACGAGACGGAGCAGCGCATCGAGGCGGTCAGATTACTCCGCGACCTGATCCGCAAGCCGCGCGACTACGAGGCCCTCTTTGAGCGGTTCAGCGTCGGGCTGGGCATGCGCATCATCTACGGCCTGCGCGCGGAAACCGGCCATGACCGTGAGGTGCGGATGCTGCTCGACATCGTCCACGAGCTGGAGCGCGTGGGCTCGCCCGGGGCGTATCTCGTCGATATCTTCCCGTCGCTAAAGTATCTGCCAGAGTGGATGGCGCCGTGGAAGAAATACCTCCGAGCACGGAGGCGCCGCGACGAGGACTTCTTTCAAGAGTTGATCGACCGGAGCAAGTCGCCGTCTTGGGCGCGGACGTGGCTCGAAACGCAAGACCAGTGGGGGCTCACGCGGCGGGAGGCGAATTGGATGCTGGGATCTGTATTTCAGGCTGCGGGAACGACTTCTGGGTCGGCTCTTGCGTCGTTTATTCTCTGCGTTGTCAGGAACCCTGGGTGGTTTGAGAAGCTTCAGGCCGAGGTCGACTCTGTTGTTGGACCCGACAGGTTACCTACTTTCGAAGACATGCCACAGCTTCCGCTTGTCAGGGCGTGCGTGAAGGAGACGCTGCGGTACTACCCGATCACGGCCGGCGGTTTCCCTCATCGGCTGACGGAAGACGATACGTACAACGGATATTACTTGAAGAAGGGGACCGTGGTGCATGCGGTGCAGTGGGCTATCCAACGCGACCCGGAGACCTACCCAGAGCCTGAGCTCTTCAACCCGGACCGCTGGCTGAATCCCAAGTATCCGACATATAGAGAACCTCTCACAGTCTATCCCAACTTGCAGCAGTTCACGGCGTTCGGACACGGCCGCCGGATATGCCAAGGGATCAATATTGCTGAGCGGAGTCTCAACCTCAAGATCGCGCTGCTTGCTTGGGCTTGTAACATTTCTCGGGCTAGGGACGGTAACGGCAAAGCGGTTATACCGCCAGTGTATGACTTTGCCGCCGGTTTCAATGTGCAACCAAAGGAGTTTGATTTCGACCTACAGCCAAGAAGTCAACAACGAGTCGACTTGCTGGAGAGCGTGTTCGAAGATACACTGAAAGAAGATCCGTTGTTGTCATAG
- a CDS encoding pectate lyase: protein MKGIFKALATAVLATASLAQESAPPSASASASAGSPQPSSGALPAVAPIRLRLNPANVRNLVDSDFITWTIPGSSKANITVANITESDVTFTLAAGNGSELAGNYYKYQYTRILSSLGERIVNEGISNSNKDGSPITLTIKGLVPGNHSLLTWHNAWDALNETATIDISVNGQTDLTAVKQSARVDNIWQAATSYLTFEVTSATQETKIVYTPGSGGDKRAFLNGFEVDAPRFARGGRGGKVIKVTSLEDSEAEGTLRYALTIAKGPRIVVFDVGGVITTTSRMSVNDQYITLAGQTAPGKGIVIQGNPLGLTGASDIIFRHMRVRPGKISGQTIDGMGMQGSNHCIFDRCSMGWTIDEAFSSRSAWNITFQRNMISEPLNVAGHKNYPNGTAHGYSATIGGDVGSFHHNLLAHAEGRSWSMGGGVDDNAAFAGQLDIRNNVVYNFGGRATDGGAKKVNFVGNYYKHGPASTLPYALRAQYEDNMPGMQQYYCAGNSMPGFFDQDSVQYPSGDGTATKNTTIACWADVSFEPAPTYQKFFDKEFFEPHVETQPSTEAYKRVLSDSGASQPVRDIHDARIVNETATGTATYVGSVSGKKGLIDDPKDAGGLEDFPTVTRAASWDADGDGIADWWDGSTGGDGYTPIEGYLNFMADPHAYVSPSKSIEVDLAALALGFKEPTFTVSGAKKGGVTVIGGKATYAAGAEAGIDHLEISIKDSEGSTWTRSFGVAIFAGAEEA, encoded by the exons ATGAAGGGCATATTCAAGGCCCTGGCCACGGCGGTGCTCGCCACGGCCTCGCTGGCTCAGGAGTCGGCCCCGCCCTCGGCCTCGGCTTCGGCGTCCGCCGGGTCACCGCAGCCGTCTTCGGGCGCGCTCCCCGCCGTAGCACCCATCCGGCTCCGCCTCAACCCGGCCAATGTCCGGAACCTCGTCGACTCGGACTTCATCACCTGGACGATCCCCGGCTCCTCCAAAGCTAACATTACGGTCGCCAACATCACTGAGAGCGACGTCACCTTCACCCTCGCCGCGGGCAACGGCTCTGAGCTGGCGGGCAACTACTACAAGTACCAGTACACGCGCATCCTCTCCTCCTTGGGCGAGCGCATTGTCAACGAGGGCATTAGCAACTCCAACAAGGATGGCTCACCGATCACGCTCACGATCAAGGGTCTCGTGCCGGGCAACCACAGCCTGCTGACATGGCACAACGCCTGGGACGCCCTCAACGAAACGGCGACGATCGACATTTCCGTCAACGGACAGACTGATCTGACGGCCGTCAAGCAGTCTGCGCGCGTGGACAACATCTGGCAGGCCGCGACCTCGTATCTGACGTTCGAAGTTACATCCGCGACGCAGGAGACCAAGATCGTCTACACCCCGGGCAGCGGCGGCGACAAGCGGGCTTTCCTCAACGGGTTCGAGGTCGATGCCCC TCGCTTCGCCCGCGGTGGCCGCGGCGGCAAAGTCATCAAGGTGACCAGCCTCGAAGACAGCGAAGCCGAAGGCACCCTCCGTTATGCCCTGACCATCGCCAAGGGCCCGCGCATCGTTGTCTTCGACGTCGGTGGCGTTATCACCACCACCTCCCGCATGTCCGTCAACGACCAGTACATCACCCTCGCCGGCCAGACCGCGCCGGGCAAGGGCATCGTCATCCAGGGTAACCCACTCGGCCTGACCGGCGCGTCCGACATCATCTTCCGCCACATGCGCGTGCGGCCTGGCAAAATCTCTGGGCAGACTATCGACGGAATGGGTATGCAGGGTTCAAACCACTGTATCTTCGACCGCTGCTCTATG GGCTGGACGATCGACGAGGCTTTCAGCTCGCGGTCTGCTTGGAACATCACCTTCCAGCGCAATATGATCTCGGAACCTCTCAACGTCGCCGGCCACAAGAACTACCCCAACGGCACTGCTCACGGCTATAGCGCCACAATTGGCGGAGACGTCGGATCTTTCCATCACAACTTGCTCGCCCACGCCGAGGGTCGTAGCTGGAGCATGGGCGGCGGTGTTGACGACAATGCTGCGTTTGCCGGCCAGCTTGACATTCGCAACAACGTCGTCTATAACTTTG GTGGCCGTGCTACCGATGGCGGTGCGAAGAAGGTCAACTTTGTAGGAAATTATTACAAGCATGGGCCGGCCTCCACGCTTCCCTACGCCCTCAGAGCACAG TACGAGGACAACATGCCCGGCATGCAACAGTACTACTGCGCCGGAAACTCCATGCCTGGCTTCTTCGACCAGGACTCAGTCCAGTACCCCTCTGGCGACGGCACCGCCACAAAGAACACCACAATCGCCTGCTGGGCCGACGTCAGCTTCGAGCCGGCCCCGACCTACCAAAAGTTCTTCGATAAGGAGTTCTTCGAGCCCCACGTCGAGACGCAGCCCTCGACCGAGGCTTACAAGCGCGTGCTCTCTGACAGCGGCGCCAGCCAGCCCGTCCGCGACATCCACGACGCCCGTATCGTCAACGAGACGGCCACGGGAACCGCCACCTACGTCGGCTCCGTGTCGGGCAAGAAGGGCCTCATTGACGACCCTAAGGACGCGGGCGGGCTCGAGGATTTCCCTACTGTTACGCGCGCAGCCAGCTGGGATGCTGATGGAGACGGTATTGCGGATTGGTGGGATGGGTCAACTGGTGGTGATGGGTACACTCCCATCGAGGGGTATCTCAACTTCATGGCTGATCCTCACGCGTACGTTTCGCCTTCCAAGTCTATCGAGGTTGACCTTGCTGCTCTGGCTCTGGGATTCAAGGAGCCTACGTTTACGGTTTCTGGGGCAAAGAAGGGAGGGGTTACTGTCATTGGGGGTAAGGCTACGTATGCTGCTGGCGCTGAGGCTGGTATTGATCATCTTGAGATCAGTATCAAGGACAGCGAGGGGAGCACGTGGACCCGGTCATTTGGTGTCGCCATCTTTGCCGGTGCGGAGGAGGCCTGA
- a CDS encoding ABC-2 type transporter → MRSDSDTDSGTLPPPSTNEKKVLPPSSGSYSAGTTTEKEWTKHEDAADQETRMNDEVLQLARRYTTQSNAAPGSLFPVPAEGPLNPSSPDFNARKWAKAFYNIRTDTSEGNPPKTTGIAFKNLNVFGYGTSTDYQKSVGNVFLEAASLIKKLTGAKEQRIDILHDLEGVVHSGEMLAVLGPPGSGCSTLLKTIAGDTHGFYISDDATINYQGIQPKDMRTAFRGEAIYTAEVDEHFAHLTVGDTLYFAARARCPKNIPEGITRREYAEHLRDVTMAMFGISHTKNTRVGDDFVRGVSGGERKRVTIAEAALSYSPLQCWDNSTRGLDSANALEFCRTLRTQADTMGCTSCVAIYQASQDAYDVFDKVVVLFEGRQIYFGKTTEARAYFEGLGFICPEQQTTADFLTSMTSHQERVIRPGWESKTPRSPDEFACAWKASQQRARLLEDVEDYLQRHPFGGEHYQKFLESRRIDQSKSQRQNSPFTLSYMEQMRLTLWRSWVMLKGDPSITLTMLITNIFEALIISSLFYNLPTNTSSFFRRGILLFFTVIINAFGSILEIMTLYAKRKIVEKHARYALYHPSAEALSAMVVDLPYKIVNAVLMNTILYFMGNLRREPGAFFFFLLISFSMTLTMSMMFRLIGSVTKSVAQALAPASIILLLIALYTGFAIPPQYMQDWLGWVRWLNPVYYGLESVMLNEFIGRDFRCSNFVPMGPGYDSVAANERVCSTAGSVPGQDMVSGTAYLSTSYSFENSHRWRNFGVMIAYMILFMGLHLFATEYIASERSKGEVLVFSRKAMSKRRKQGAVDVETGAPAAGAQQRSEDDSEGVAGMEKQTSVFHWKDVCYDIKIKGEPRRILDHVDGWVKPGTLTALMGVSGAGKTTLLDVLATRVTMGVISGDMLVNGQPRDDSFQRKTGYVTQQDLHLHTSTVREALNFSALLRQPDTYSRKEKLEYVDTVISLLGMEEYSDAVIGVPGEGLNVEQRKRLTIGVELAARPQLLLFLDEPTSGLDSQTSWSICNLMEKLTKSGQAILCTIHQPSAMLFQRFDRLLLLARGGRTVYFGEIGKNSQTLVDYFVRNGGPECPPGANPAEYMLEVIGAAPGAHTDIDWPAVWRQTPEYQAVQDELARLCSDGSARPALTNGQGQSTHKEFAAGFGTQFVEVTKRIFQQYWRSPAYIYSKGVLSFGAALFIGLSFLNAENTQRGLQNQMFGVFIFLTVFSQVVEQILPIFVSQRTMYEARERPSKAYSWKAFMFANILVEMAWNSLASVFCFVCWYFPIGLYRNAYATDAVDSRGITMFLQVWVFFIFTGSFAHMMIAGLPNAEVAGGIVNLFAIMMFAFCGILAGPKDLPGFWIFMYRVNPFTYVVEGFLGTSLANAAVHCASNEFVSFAAPSGQTCGQYMADYISAAGGYLSNPDAGNSTECQYCAMSDTNTFLKGINVDFDHRWRNFGLMWAYCIFNIVVALAVYWLVRMPKNKKVKKE, encoded by the exons ATGCGGTCTGACAGCGACACGGATAGTGGTACTCTACCACCTCCATCGACAAACGAGAAGAAGGTTCTCCCGCCAAGCTCTGGATCTTATTCAGCTGGCACAACCACCGAGAAAGAATGGACGAAGCATGAAGATGCTGCGGATCAGGAAACGCGAATGAACGATGAGGTTCTGCAACTCGCTCGCAGATACACGACGCAGTCCAACGCTGCCCCCGGTTCTCTCTTCCCAGTCCCCGCCGAAGGTCCCTTGAACCCCAGCAGTCCAGACTTCAACGCAAGAAAGTGGGCAAAGGCATTCTACAACATCCGCACCGACACCTCGGAGGGTAACCCTCCAAAGACAACGGGCATCGCCTTCAAGAACCTTAATGTCTTTGGCTATGGAACATCCACCGACTACCAGAAGAGCGTCGGCAACGTTTTCCTCGAGGCGGCGAGCTTGATCAAAAAACTCACTGGAGCCAAGGAGCAACGGATCGATATCCTCCACGATCTCGAGGGTGTCGTTCACAGCGGCGAGATGCTAGCCGTCCTCGGTCCTCCCGGATCCGGCTGCTCGACTCTGCTGAAGACGATCGCCGGTGACACGCACGGATTCTACATTAGTGACGACGCGACTATCAACTACCAAGGCATCCAGCCCAAGGATATGCGCACTGCCTTCAGGGGCGAGGCCATTTACACCGCCGAGGTTGATGAGCATTTCGCCCACTTGACAGTTGGAGACACCTTGTACTTCGCAGCTCGTGCCAGATGCCCCAAGAACATCCCCGAGGGCATTACCAGACGCGAATACGCCGAACATCTCCGTGATGTTACGATGGCTATGTTTGGTATCTCGCATACGAAGAACACCCGTGTTGGTGATGACTTCGTTCGTGGCGTGTCGGGTGGTGAGCGTAAGCGTGTTACCATCGCTGAGGCTGCTTTGAGTTATTCGCCGCTGCAGTGCTGGGATAACAGTACCAGAGGCCTCGACAGTGCCAACGCCCTCGAGTTCTGCCGCACTTTGAGAACCCAAGCGGATACCATGGGCTGCACTTCATGCGTTGCCATCTATCAGGCTTCCCAGGATGCCTATGAT GTCTTTGACAAAGTTGTCGTTCTGTTCGAAGGCCGTCAAATCTACTTTGGCAAAACTACCGAAGCCCGAGCTTATTTCGAGGGCCTAGGCTTCATCTGCCCAGAGCAACAAACGACAGCCGACTTCCTCACCTCCATGACCAGCCACCAGGAGCGCGTCATCCGCCCTGGCTGGGAGAGCAAGACGCCGCGCAGCCCCGACGAATTTGCCTGCGCCTGGAAGGCCAGCCAGCAGCGCGCCCGCCTCCTTGAGGACGTCGAAGACTACCTCCAGCGCCACCCCTTTGGCGGCGAGCACTACCAAAAGTTCCTCGAGTCCCGCCGCATCGACCAGTCCAAGTCTCAGCGCCAGAACTCGCCCTTTACTCTTTCGTATATGGAGCAGATGCGCCTCACGCTGTGGCGAAGCTGGGTGATGCTCAAGGGCGACCCCAGCATCACCCTCACGATGCTAATCACCAACATCTTTGAGGCCTTGATCATTAGCAGTCTGTTCTACAATCTGCCCACCAATACGTCTAGCTTCTTCCGCCGAGGTATCCTGCTCTTCTTCACGGTCATCATCAATGCCTTTGGCAGCATCCTGGAAATCATGACGTTGTACGCCAAGCGCAAGATTGTCGAGAAACACGCCCGGTATGCCTTATACCACCCCAGTGCTGAGGCGCTTTCAGCCATGGTCGTCGACTTGCCCTATAAGATTGTCAATGCCGTCCTGATGAATACTATCTTGTATTTCATGGGCAATCTCCGCCGCGAGCCGggcgccttcttcttcttcctgctCATCTCCTTCTCGATGACCCTGACCATGTCGATGATGTTCCGTCTCATCGGCTCCGTCACAAAGTCAGTTGCTCAGGCTCTGGCACCGGCGTCAATCATCCTGCTCCTCATCGCTCTGTACACCGGTTTCGCTATCCCGCCTCAGTACATGCAAGATTGGTTGGGTTGGGTCAGATGGCTGAATCCTGTCTACTACGGTCTCGAAAGCGTTATGCTCAACGAGTTCATTGGCCGCGACTTCCGCTGCTCAAATTTCGTACCCATGGGCCCCGGCTATGACTCCGTCGCTGCCAACGAACGCGTCTGTTCCACGGCGGGCTCTGTCCCAGGCCAGGACATGGTCAGCGGCACAGCCTATCTCAGCACCTCGTACAGCTTCGAGAACTCCCATCGGTGGAGAAATTTTGGAGTCATGATTGCTTACATGATCCTCTTCATGGGTCTGCATCTTTTCGCTACCGAGTACATCGCTTCCGAGCGTTCCAAGGGTGAGGTCTTGGTCTTCAGCCGTAAGGCTATGAGCAAGCGCCGCAAGCAAGGCGCCGTCGATGTCGAGACTGGTGCCCCCGCCGCTGGTGCGCAGCAGAGAAGCGAGGATGACTCTGAGGGCGTTGCCGGCATGGAGAAGCAGACCTCAGTCTTCCACTGGAAGGATGTTTGCTATGATATCAAGATCAAGGGCGAGCCTCGACGGATTCTGGACCATGTTGACGGTTGGGTTAAGCCTGGAACTCTGACTGCACTCATG GGCGTTTCTGGAGCCGGCAAGACGACGTTGCTCGACGTTCTCGCCACTCGCGTAACAATGGGCGTCATCTCCGGTGACATGCTCGTCAACGGTCAACCCCGCGATGACTCCTTCCAGCGCAAAACGGGCTACGTCACACAGCAAGATCTACACCTCCACACATCCACCGTCCGCGAGGCCCTCAACTTCAGTGCCCTCCTTCGCCAGCCAGACACCTACTCCCGCAAAGAAAAGCTCGAGTACGTCGATACCGTCATCAGTCTCCTCGGTATGGAAGAGTACTCCGACGCCGTCATCGGCGTACCCGGCGAAGGCCTTAACGTCGAGCAGAGAAAGCGTCTTACTATTGGCGTCGAGCTCGCCGCCCGCCCGCAACTCCTCTTGTTCCTCGACGAGCCTACTTCCGGACTCGACAGCCAGACTTCGTGGTCGATTTGCAACCTCATGGAGAAGCTCACCAAGAGCGGCCAGGCTATCTTGTGTACCATCCACCAGCCCTCAGCGATGCTGTTCCAGCGCTTCGACAGACTACTTCTTCTCGCCCGCGGCGGTCGTACGGTCTACTTTGGAGAGATTGGCAAGAATTCACAGACCTTGGTCGATTACTTTGTCCGCAACGGTGGGCCGGAATGTCCGCCTGGTGCGAATCCCGCAGAGTATATGCTTGAGGTCATCGGAGCCGCGCCCGGTGCCCACACCGACATTGACTGGCCCGCCGTCTGGCGCCAAACACCCGAGTACCAGGCTGTTCAGGATGAGTTGGCCCGACTCTGCTCTGATGGTTCTGCGCGACCTGCCCTGACCAACGGTCAAGGCCAATCCACGCACAAGGAGTTTGCTGCCGGCTTTGGTACGCAGTTTGTTGAGGTCACAAAGCGTATTTTCCAGCAATACTGGAGAAGCCCTGCCTACATCTACTCGAAGGGTGTTCTGTCTTTTGGTGCT GCTCTGTTCATCGGTCTCTCATTCCTCAACGCTGAAAACACGCAGCGTGGCTTGCAAAACCAAATGTTTGGTGTCTTCATCTTCCTAACGGTATTCAGCCAGGTCGTCGAGCAGATTCTTCCCATCTTTGTGTCGCAGCGAACCATGTACGAGGCGCGCGAAAGACCCTCAAAGGCGTACTCGTGGAAGGCCTTCATGTTTGCCAACATTCTTGTGGAAATGGCGTGGAACTCG CTTGCCTCCGTCTTCTGCTTCGTGTGCTGGTACTTCCCCATCGGCCTTTACCGCAACGCCTACGCAACCGACGCCGTCGACTCCCGCGGCATCACCATGTTCCTCCAAGTCTGGGTGTTCTTCATCTTCACCGGATCTTTCGCCCATATGATGATTGCAGGCCTGCCCAACGCTGAAGTAGCTGGCGGCATCGTCAACCTCTTCGCCATTATGATGTTCGCTTTCTGCGG AATTCTCGCCGGACCAAAAGACCTCCCAGGCTTCTGGATCTTCATGTACCGTGTCAACCCCTTCACCTACGTGGTGGAAGGCTTCCTAGGCACCTCGCTCGCCAACGCAGCGGTGCACTGCGCCTCCAACGAGTTCGTCTCCTTTGCGGCACCGAGCGGCCAGACGTGCGGGCAGTACATGGCCGACTACATCTCCGCTGCCGGTGGCTATCTTTCGAACCCGGATGCCGGCAATTCGACCGAGTGCCAGTACTGCGCCATGTCGGACACTAATACCTTTTTGAAGGGGATCAATGTAGACTTTGATCACCGGTGGAGGAACTTTGGGTTGATGTGGGCGTACTGCATCTTCAACATTGTCGTGGCCTTGGCTGTGTACTGGCTGGTGCGCATGCCTAAGAACAAGAAGGTCAAGAAGGAGTAG